The genomic DNA tattCTGTCAAATAACTGGTGtctttaaacaattaaaatcatCTCACTGTGTATTATTAAAGCGCCATATTCCAGAACAAACCTCAAAATGCTAAATTTGTTCGTGTTTAAGGAAATCAATTGTCTAAAGTGAGGTAAAAGTAAAATGGCTTAAACAATACAAGTAATTATAGCACACTCGTTTTGACTGAGTCTACTCGCATGAGGTAATAAaacgtgcaacacctctcacacgcCCTAGCACCGTctgaatatttcattatatttgcagAAAAAATGCTTTAGAAAGGCCTattataacaataacaattttatCAGGATTATAATTATTTTCGTCTGACCATTATTTCTCCTCTAAaatttgtatatgatttttaaagGTGCGCTTGGTTgcttaatatgtaaaatatgtaaaaaaacatggaaatcacaaatttgaaaaaaaatcgcatacttattttatttcacaaagagTATTAATTACAACACAAATTTAGAAGAAACAGTTTTAAGTCGAAAAACTAATAATTAATTGCCATTAAAAATTACGTTTCAAATGTACATGAATATTACTGACAGGAACTCGTACTATTTTGTATCCAGTTGTATCTACGTGACGCTCGATATATAACGAATGAAATTGCAGATAACCTTTCTTAGTACATGAAATTCTACAGATTTAAGGGAATCAAATACCGTAAATTTGTATTGTTCAACAAAAACAGTAATTTCCTAGAGTAAAGCTTTTCTTGCACATATGGTTATTATAACATCATATGTGCACAAATAGCGTGACACGTCGTTTTGAAGTCCAGGAAACAGAAgcagaaaattattaaaaacatgacACTTTACTATTAAATTAGCAAAATGTATCATGAATAATTATCTGCCCGCTTTGCACATTTCGTGCAGAACTATGCACTATTTATACACAGCTTAAACAATTATCCCAGTTAACAAACAAGGCAATACATTACATAGGCAACGAAAATAGCGGTTATTTTCAAGAAACAGGCCTTAAACGAATGTGGTTAAACtattgtttattatatattttagatatgtatGAATTGTGTTCTGATATCCTCTTGTAAGAAACATCTAatagatatttcaataaaacgtatatttgcatttttgaagtttatttatttccattttaactTTCTTTTTGTAAAACCAACGAAGGAACAACCTTGCCTTATTCATTTAATAATGCTAATTTTTTGGTGCTCATTACGTACTTCGCCTTTCAAACGGACAGGTTAGTTTCATGTTTATAACATTTGCTTTTTGTGGTCTTTGTTTATAAATAAGATGGACTTTTCCTTTAATTCAAAAAGATGtctaaataatgtaaaatatttaataccTTCCTTTCTCaattaaaaaatctaatattcaagaaaatatatcgttcatttaaaatacatggaaaGTGGCATACGTTTTTTGCAGATATGTATCGACTCTCTTGTTTAGATTAAGTTTTAACACTGATAAACCGAAAGATGAAATACTATTATGATATTTCTTGTACTTAATTAATGCATTCAAGTAAGCTCTTAAAGAAACAATTTAAAGTTCGATTATTTCGTTCGTCTCTACATTTTGCAGtcattaattttgcttttattatgccccccttcgaagaaggtggggtatatagTTTTGCatatgtcggtcggtctgtcagtcgaAATGTaaaccaatccgtttccggatgataactcaagaacgcttgggcctaggatcatgaaagttgatagggaggttggtcatcaccagcagatgaccactattgaatttgaggtcataatcaaagtcaaagttcaaggtcacattggccagaaacaattaaacggttttcggacgaTAAATGAAGAATgtttgggccaaggatcatgaaagttgatagggaggttggtcatcaccagcagatgaccactattgaatttgaggtcatagTCAAAGTCAAAGTCgaagtcaaagttcaaggtcacattggccagaaacaattaaacggtttccggacgataaatGAAGAATGTTTGGGCCaatgatcatgaaagtttatagagagatcgatcatgaccagcaaatgacccctattgattttgaggccagtaggtcaaaggtcaaggttacagtaacccggaacagttaaaccatttccggacgatcaCTTGAGagcgctttggcctaggatcatgaaacttgatagggaggtttgtcatgaccagtagatcacccctattgattttgagctcagtaggccaaaggtgaaggtcacattgacccggaacacttaaaacctttttcggacgataacttgagaatacttgggcataggatcaagaatcttaatagggaggttgattatgaccagcagatgacccctgttgaatctgaggtcaataggtcaaaggtcaaggtctcattgaACCAGAACACTAGAAATTTTgcttacagtgagcaaataatttctgtttcttgtgtaattactgaatgtatcaagaggggcatttcgtgttctgcGAGCTCTTGTTTGTCATGAGTACATTGAATAAATCCATGAATGCGAATTACGCGTTTTAGGTGGCACGAGCACCAGAAACATCAGAAACAATgtatatgggccgttccatgagaaaacctgtattaatgacataaaaatcaaaactgagataacaaaatattcatgaggAACATCCTTTggcctttcaaatctgaaaatttgaagtaattatcttcactatttcaagagttacaatgCCTTTAAGCATTTTAAGACGTGACGCTAACAACGTCACGAAAACAGTATGACGTCGCTATGCATGttgtgtatttttcaagtcattaatgcaACATATATATCATACGTATCACATATTAGATATCatgcatttgaatatttaggaacagtttaaaatgatttttctgaaaaataacCTATCCGTATGTTTTTGGTTTCATGACGGACCTTTTATCTATAAACTTCCATATTTTGATGATGCATACGTGCTTTAAAATTATCGTTGCCACGGCAacacaaataatatttatttgtaaaatatggtagaattcgATTTGCCTTGGATAACTTTATTACAATAAAGTTGTTTATAGATTTTTCATGACCATAAGAAAAAcagtgattttccagtattttaaactacttattatgcaataattatatcatgtgactaatacaggttttctcatggaacgcccCATATCTTTTTCATTCGATCAAAGCTTTAATatgttaattttcattaaaataggTAACTTTCGAGCTTAGTGTACATACTTCCAGCTTTGCAAGTTAGGCTTCGCAGATTTGCCATATGATAAACGGAACATTGAATGAACAGAAGTTCATATGTGAAATTCAGGCATCGAGATTCTGCATTTTGAAACTTGCATCCGATGTGGCACAAAAGTCACATGTCGCATGCTTTATGTCATTTCACTGAGATGTAATAGAATGAGattatatttctagttttatgaaaaatttttagTCATATTGATAGcaaattttgtaaagaaaaattgtCAGATTTGTAACTGAAGGACACTTTgccaaatacaaatgtactagtCAGATTGTCGGTAATAATTGAATTTCAACAAGCTCTACTGCCGTTTACACCTGCTGGTTTTTGTCGATTATCGTAGGATTATTTTGTAAGGGCGGAAACTCTGCTGCCATTTtgtaggttgtttttttttacttctaaGTCTGTACGGCACCAAACGGATTTTGACTATCTAAGTATTAATGCTTGACTCAACTGACAGCTATGTGAAGGAGAAATAATTACTAATGATAgtgtgtatgttttcatttttttttagatattaaaactGTCAGGCACCTACTGGTTTTTGCCGATTATCATAAGATTATTGCTTGAATTATTCGACTGATTTTACTAACAGAAACACGTAGAAATGCGTTCGCGGAGTTAATGTATGTGAATGAGACTTTGACGCTTATTTCAGACATTTTGTAAGAGCGAAAAGACTGCCTGACATTTTGTAAGGTACTGTAAGGCATCGACTGGATTTTGTAGATTATCGTAGGACTATTGTCAGAATCAATCGGATCTTCtttctatcaaaataaaattcgTAGAAACGTGTTTGCCTGTATGACTTATATGCAAATGTAGTGAATAACGAACTGTAATGAATAACGTATGAATGCACATGCACGTCGCTTTACGTAAGTACAGTTACTGTAATATTTCACAAAGAAATATTTGCTACTagtattaaatcattttattacgTTAGAGTAAAGGTACTGGCTGAACAAAAGATTTACTGACTTGTCTTACAGAAAATTGTACGCACACGAAATCGTCAAACCTAACAAACGTTTATTTATCATGCAGTGTAAAATCTTAAATGTCAAGGTATCATGTTTAAAGTATACCTTCTTTATCATATTATAGCGTTAATAATTGTGCTGTCCGCTGCCATGTAAGtgtcttttatatttcttttttgttttacttttttctattattaagtagatgtttaatgataaaatattatttcgTTTATGCACGTATGAatgtaatttcaaagaaatatttctttcatatcaGACTTGTCTAGAAAAGTCGTGTTCACATTCAGTTACTAATATTACAATACTTTTGGGGTTGGCGTGTGTGTGgcggggagagagagagagggaagGATGGGGATGCGGTGTTTCAAGAAGCTTCGAGGCAGAGGTGAAAATATTTTGGACTATTTGACAAATACATCTGAAGTGATtctaacaaatgaaaatatattttaaatctgTCTTTTGTTTGCAAAGATCATGGCGTTATTTCTGTTGACATAAGCAGTGTAAATAATATTCTTATAAAAGTTTTCATATACAAgcaaataataacttgttttCACCATGCTTCCTCATTAGAAGTACAAGAAACGAGGTAAAAACATGAGCAGTAGATAAAACTCATTGTTTGTTcaatgtttgactttttaaacATTACAAATCTGCGCATTCAGATAGCTCAAATTTGACGTCAACGGCAGTGcctttcaatataaaaacaaatgatgTCCATTGGGTAATTTTCGAGTAAGTTTTATTTAGAGAATTAATGTTTAGCAGCCTTGTTCGCGGTGTTAAGAATCCGCGTAAggcaaacatttatattttaggACATGATTACGATGCagatgaatattttgaattcacGAGTAGCATTATTCGCGAGTATTAACAAAAGTAGGAATATCGCGACACAAACTAAAGTAAACTTTGTTTCTTTATACGGAGTGTGATGTgctttgtcttttttcatgttgtACCGGGAGGGTTATGTCGAAAGTAAAATTTCTCTACTCAGATATGTATTCCTAAAGAAACTGAACAGTAGTTTATTGCCAGCTTTACAAACTCATTCAGGGGCTGTCAATATGGTCTCTACTCTAAGCAGGCCAAACAATTAGAATGATAAGACAGCGGAGTCCAGCGCTATAATTTCTTACTACCATTATATTCTTTTGTACTTGTCGCATTGCATATCCATTGGTGATTTTGAGCAAAATGTGGGTTTGCCGGTAATTAAGCGGTTAatactccccagtggtgtttctATCACTGGCCGCTCCAAGGCGATGTCTCACTGAGTTTCTTactctttagcctgctggcggcaagtgattttacctttgcgaccaatgcagaccaatcatggtctgcactgttcgctattaagttagtaaattttcagtgaacaaatttgaataataagtggttctgcccaaattgaatgtcTATCtttaacatatacatacatacactggTGTAGGGTTTTGACCTGGGAGGCTAAATACACGGGATGTTACTGttcttatttgatatttttccttgttttcgtgtacttcgttttttttaaagtttataaagtaAAACTCAGTCACTATAATTGTCATAGCTTTCACCACCGGTTTGACAGTTGCAGTAAAAGTTAAGTCGACACACCCCTATTATCATAGCGGACGCGTAGACGATCTTGTCGCAAAATTGTATCATTTCGAGAAACGCCTGGAAACTAgcagacgttttttttttaattaaaagaaaaataatttcgtATGAGTatctatttcattaatttttaatgaaaaaaaaaacaactaaactaTGTTGGGTATATCTGAAAATACTAGAAAAATTTAGACATGCAAAAATATCCAaaaagattaaaatatatttgaattgaaTGCAATAATCACAAGAACTTTTATAGCAATGTGTGATATCTGACGTCAAACAAAGCAGATTTACTATTGACATTTTGTGTTGCTGTTTTTAATGTTCCTGATTTTTTTCAGCATTGCTGATTTAATCAGTTAAATTCCTGTTTTCAGATTTGCCATCGTACTTTCTATTTGGTAGACAGTATTGCCCAAAAAATAGTGATGATACTATTCCTGATGGTAGCGATCCTTCAATTTGCTCTGGTTAAAGGTCCGCCAGGTTGCTGGGCTGGTCCAACTCAACCGGGAAAGGTTTGCATGTAAGTCTTAAATATAAATTTCCATTTATTTACTACCAATACATTTTCCTTCCAACTACATAGTTTTTCAGACAAGTTGGTTCTAAAGCTCATATAATCAGTCGACTCtaaatgatattttgctaattgCGTAAAACAAACCTCAGGCCCTACACGTTTTATTAAGCTATATGATTGAAAATAGGTAAATCTACAACtaagaaaagtttcattaaaatattcattgtgAAACTTTTTCTAGATGTTAATATGTCAACAAATGTGTgttttcccctaaatttattttTCTAGTCGGTCAAAATACAGGCGCACGATCCTATAATGTCGAATATGCCGAACTTTCCAAGTAGAGCTATATTCTGAACTttcaaaaatcaaactttaatcAATTTCTATGTTTTGGAAAAACAATAGACTCGAACGTACAGAAGTAACTTAGGGTGATACGCATACAAATAAATAAGAGAAACATAGGAAAACGAACGATAAGACCTAATGCGGCGTTTTACTTGCAGTTAAACTAAAATGATCGTACCGGTATGTATATGCTACTTACATCTTTTAATGATATTTCCAATCGACTTCCGTTATCAATTTCAGAGACGGTAACGTATTAAATGGACAAATATCAATGGACATAAGGTATACAATCACTTCCAGGTTTACACATATTTGCTGTCAAGCGCTAGCTTGTACGGACTTTCGTGGCTGCCTTTTAAAGGATATTGGATGCGGCCAGGGCACAGTGTCGTCTCAACGTCTCCCCTGGGAATTGAGAGACATCAATCCTCTCGTTAGATGTTATGCGACCGACGCAACAAATCCTGATTATTACGACTTTGAAGTAAGAGTCGTCTAGACTAgcacaaatttcaaatataataataaaaattcaatatCAAACTATCCAGAATatgaaaacagaaatgaaaatgaaatatatttgattcaGTATTTGATGACACAGATGTCTCTGttagttaataaaataaaaatgattacttGAATCTGCCAATTTCGTGTCATTTCTTCACATATTGGAAATACCCTCTGAATACTCACTTGAGAAGTAAGTTCAGATCAGAAAATTGCCACACAAATTGACCAAAAGAAACGGCTAAGACAAGTactaaaaattgtcaaaatcatTGTATTTTATGAACTAATAACGAAAACGTAAGCACTGATAGTGACTGACTcatttttcattctttatttGCTGTTATTATAGTTAAATTGTTGTTGATAATAAGATTTGGGTTaatttatggttgatttgggttaATTGAAAgtcgaaattacttggcatgtcTAATGTACGATATTTAGCAGGGTTTccagaaaaaaagaatataagtCTTACATGCGAATACACCGAAGTCGTTGTTAATGCAGACTTCACAGGTGACAGAACTGACTTTTTTATCAAGCAAGACAAATTGTCAAGCAACTATTCTTGCTTGATGCTTGGACCTATAACAGTTACTGTGACAGTTCAGTAACTGAAGTGGTTAAAGATTCTTCGAAATGACATATCTGATAACGAGGATGAAAGATCTTCTTCGTGTCAAAATACCAATACCATGTCCAGAAAAAATATCACCTTACCTAAGTCTGAATCAAATATTAATTAATAGATGTAGCATAACATTTCATTGTATATAGTATACAATGTAACATTAAGTACCAGCGAATGAATGAATgactgaatgaatgaatgaatgaacgaacgaacgaacgaacgaattaCGCATGTACAAATTGTATAAGATAATTGATTGTTGGACGAAAATAGTAACAATCCTGATAGAATTAATATTGTATGCTTAGAAGACTATATAGACCTTTCTAAAGCATTTGTCTACAAATATAATGAAGTATTCAGTGTGAGAGCTGATGCATGTTTTAATACCTCGTGCGAGAAGACTCAGTTAAACGAGTGTGCTATACTTTCATTGTTATAGCCTTTCTAATTTACAAATGTATTGTACTCCACTTTTGACAATTACATATCcttacaaaagtaaaataatggCATTTTGAGATCTGTTCTTAAGTAATGCGTTTTATTTATGCTCTGTAATGTGGTGATTTTAATGAGAATGCTGatattaaacaataatttaaCCTCAGTTGTTTAAGTACCAACAGTTATTTGACAGTAAGCATTCATAATAAAATACCATGACTCTGTTAACAGAATGAACTATTTTGTCCGTATTATTTATTCACTTTGTGTACATAAGGTGTATATGTAAATAATGCTTGTACAAAATGTGCGTCGTAGAGAGAGAAACTTTCACAATTTGCTAATTAATTATTAAAGTTCCATGTAGTGATTTAATTTCCTAATAAATGTCCTGGACCTAACAAGTGATAGGTTGCCCTTAATTAGAATACGAACACTAAAAAGTTTTATGCtctgaaaatacattttctgaaaattaatGCAAAGTTGTATATTGTACACACTTACTCTCGTAGTAATACTCAGTGTTGTATATTGTTTGTCTATGGATGTTCCGTCTCTCAGCAAGTATGTTTGGGTTAAAAGAAAAATGCATGGGAGATGTCTATTCATCATGTTCATTATAAATTACTAATTTGATCTTAGTtacacattttagttttatttatttttgtttgtttgtttgttttgggtttaacgccgtttttcaacagtatctaaTCCTTTAGAAATCAAATTGAAAATActcaagttttaaaaattctttaaagaGTGCACAGTTTGTGGCAGTTTATGCATCATGTCACTATCTGTTTgcatttacacacacacacaaaaaaaaagaactcaTAATGTTGTCACTGGGCTGACACACATTGAGGGTATGTTTTAGGTTATCATCTGAACGTGGTAGGATCAGCATTCAGGTATCAGAAAGAATATTTGACAAATAACTCTGCAACTTTATAAATTATGTGCATTAAAAACTCCACATACAGATGTTACGAAATAAAGTTGCATAATTTCATCATGAAGCatgttttgtgtaaaaaatgACAGGTCGGTGTGACCTGTCGCTCCCCTTTTGCCGATCTtgattaataacttttttatatttattagtGTACCGGCTTCCTGTTGCTTCCGGATATTAAATAGTGCGATTTATTCTAGAATATCTGTCAATTCACATTTAAAGCTACTAACGACGCGCTGTTACTCAGTTATGCTATATCTATTATCTATTATATAACACTTGTTGCGAATACGTGTACGTTATTGTCACCAATCATAATGTACATAATTGTCACAGTCATAATATTATAGAACAGAAATGAACAGGACAAATATTAATAAAACTGGTTTTTGCCAATATGCTGTTAATGCATGTGTTAATGCAGtgacattaaaatgttttgttctgtCCAGATGAAAAGAAGCATTATATACATTTGCTGATTATGAGTTTTACTCCCGTTTCGTA from Mercenaria mercenaria strain notata chromosome 11, MADL_Memer_1, whole genome shotgun sequence includes the following:
- the LOC123532043 gene encoding insoluble matrix shell protein 3-like, with the protein product MFNDKILFRLCTYECNFKEIFLSYQTCLEKSCSHSVTNITILLGLACVWRGEREREGWGCGVSRSFEAEICHRTFYLVDSIAQKIVMILFLMVAILQFALVKGPPGCWAGPTQPGKVCIDGNVLNGQISMDIRYTITSRFTHICCQALACTDFRGCLLKDIGCGQGTVSSQRLPWELRDINPLVRCYATDATNPDYYDFEVRVV